The region GTTATTTTATGTAGAATGAAAGCTGTTTAGAATAGGCAAAAGAATCATCAGATAGTTTTTAATCAAAAAGGGTTAAACTTTATCAAAAGCTGCCGATATAAATCAGGAAGAGTAATATCATTATAAATAAACCTCTATTCACACTAAAAATCGTGAATGCTTATCTGAAAGGAGCGCTTATTATGAAAATTGGAAATGGCTATAATAATTACTTGAACGCTGTCCGCCAAAATCAAACCAATGCGCAAAATAAAGAACTAACCACTAAACCAGGACATGCTGAAAAAGAAGAATCTGTCCAAGTAAACATATCTGATGCCGCTAAACAACTAGCAAAAACTAATAACACTGAATTGCCAAGTGCAAAAATAGAAGCGATCAAAAAAGCCGTCTTGGATGGAACATATGAAGTTTCACCAGAAAAAATTTCCGGCAGTATGTTGGAAACAATGAAAAACCAAAGGAAGTAGACAAACTAATGAATGCACAACAAGAAGTATTCGATACACTAAAAGAGTTTAAACAAGTTTTGCTTGCAGAAAGAGAAGCATTGATAAAAAACGACAGCACCAAAGTTGTTGAATTAGTCGAAAAAAAACAACTTTTTCTTGAAAAGCTACCTGAATTGAATCCTGCTGGCTTGAAAAAAGAAGACTTAACAGGATTAGCTGAAGAAATCAAACAACTGCAGCAGACAAATCTGCTATTGACTCAGCAAGCTTTGCAATACCAAGAGACCGTAATGGAAGCGATCACTAAAGGAGTGAAAAATTCCAGCACGACCTACTCTAAAAAAGGCAATTATACTGCTGCTGATCAAGCCAGTTTAATTGACCAGTCCCTATAAAGAGGTGAGAGAATGTCAGGATTATTTGGAATATTAAACAATTCAACAAAAGGCTTGAATGTGCAGCAATCTGCTTTGCAAACAACTAGTCACAACTTAGCGAACTCCAACACAGAAGGGTATTCAAGACAAAAAGTGAATATGGTAGCAGACAACCCGTATACTCTTGCTGGTGTCGGTAAGCTGGGAACAGGAGTAAGAATTTCTTCTATCGACCGTGTTGTAGATCCTTATGTTAATAAACAACTGCAAAATGAAAACTCTTCTTTAGAGATGTATAAACAAAAATCAGATGTTTTGGGCCAGCTGGAAGGTATTTTTAATGAGCCTTCAACAACAGGTTTGAATAACAACATCAGCAAAGTCTTTTCTTCTTGGACTTATTTAGGTTCGAATCCAGAATTAGCTACTGCTAAAACAATGGTTGCACAAAACTCAGAAACATTTACCGATACGCTGCACCATATGTCCAATCAAATTGATTCTTTACATAAGGGAACAGTCAAAGATATCAAAAAAGATGTATCGGACTTCAATGCAAAAGTTCAACAACTCGATTCACTAAACAAACAAATTTTTAAGGTCACGGTTAAAGGCGAGTCTCCTAATGACTTATTGGATCAACAAGATAAACTGTTAAATGACATTGCGGGAATCGCAGGAGTAGAAGCAACGTATGATAAGTTCAACCGTGTCAGCATCAAAGTAGATGGTCAAGAAATCTTAAGCGAAAATAACATCAAGACATTAGGCACTTCACAAGTCCCAGCTGGACAATTAGTAGTCAACCAAGAAAACGGAGAACAAACACCTATTTCAATCAAATCCGGCAGTATCAAAGGCTCGCAAGAAGCTCTCGTAGAAATCGACGATAAAAAACAAGACTTAAACGACTTGGCTTTTACTTTTGCAACAGCAGTCAACACGGTACATAGCAATGGCGGAGAAGGAATTCCTTTCTTTGATTTAGGTTCGCCTGAAGACGGGAATTATGCCGCATCGCTAAAAGTAAATGATGAAATTTTAAAAGACGTCACTAAAATCAATGCGGGTAAAGATGTCACTAAAGTTGTAGACGGAGACGGCACACGAGCGCAAGCAATCGCTGGTCTGCAAAATACAACTTTAGGTTATCCAGCAGCCGATATTAAATACAATAAAGAGACGATGACGATTGAAAACCAAGTAGGCGGTTCAACGGTTACAGGAGCCTACAACGATACAGTCACTCAAATGGGAATTGTCAAGCAGCAAGCGGATAATATGGCAGACAGTCAAGATGGATTAGTCAGTCTGCTTCAAGCACGCTGCGAATCGGTCTCAGGTGTCTCGATCAATGAAGAAGTAGCGGATACCATGAAATACCAAAGTGCTTTTCAAGCAAACTCACGTATTATTTCAGTAGTTTCAGAAATGCTGGATACGTTAATCAACCGAACGGGGGTATAATCGATGCGTGTAACAGATTCCTTAATGTCTCAAAGCTTCTTAAGAAACTTAAGTACAAACACAAAAAATATGCAAAAATACCAGGAACAATTGTCTTCATTAAAAGAAGTCAATCGGCCTTCTGATGACCCCTTGCGTGTTTCTAAGATTTTAGATTTGAATAATACGATCGTGCAAAATGATCAGTACAAAACAACGATCAATGATGCGGTGCAATGGACAAACGTCCAAGACTCGGCTTTAAGCAGTGCAACAAAATCATTGCAGCGGATTAAAACATTGATCCAATCTTCAGCTAACGACACGCTGAGTCATTCTGACCGACAAGCCAATAAAGCTGAAATTGCTTCAGAAATTCACGGAGTGGTCGATGCCTTAAATACAAATTTTGGCGGACGGTATGTCTTTTCCGGTATGAATACGACTGAAAGACCATTTGACGTAACAACTATTGATGGCGAAATTACTGGGATTACCTATAGTGGAACAAAGGAAGGCGACGGCAACCTGTCTCGTGAAATCGCTCCTGGAGTTTCCATTCAATTGAATACCGATGGCCGTGAATTCATAAACGAGCAAGGAACAGCTGAGTCTCCGGATAACTTAGGTTCCTTTTTCAAAGATGTTATGCATGCTTTAAACACGGACGACACAGAAAAATTATCTGGACTATTAGACAGAGCAGATAAACAAATTGAAAATGTAGTTTCAAATCGTGCTAAAACAGGAGCTGTTTTTAATCGCTTAGAAGCGACTCTAGAACGCAATGACAGCGAAAAGTTAAACCTTAAATCGATGTTAGCTGAAAACCAAGACATTGATCTAGCCGAAAAATACATGCAATTCACAATGGAAAAAACAGCTTATCAAGCGTCTTTAGCAATGGGAACACAAATTTTACAAACTAACATACTGGACTATCTTTAATAGATAGTTCAATTCTTTTGTAAAAATTTGCTGTTTACACTTAAGTCTAAATTTAACTGTCCGATATAGAGGGTAGAAGGAAAGCAAGTCTACTGATATCAATTATTTTTTTAAAATAATTGATGTAAACTACTTAATACAAGATTAATCGTGCCGATATAAAAGGTAGAAGGCAACACCTTCACAAATAGACTCTAGGAGGAACACAATCATGAGAATCAATACAAATACAGCAGCAATGAATACTTATTCTAATCTTACAGCAGCTAACGCTTCAAAGAGCAACTCATTAGCTAAGTTGTCATCAGGTCTACGTATCAACAAAGCAGGAGACGATGCAGCAGGTTTAGCGATTTCAGAAAAAATGAAAAACCAAGTTAGTGGAATGACTCAAGCTTCACGTAATGCACAAGATGGAATTTCATTGATTCAAACAGCTGAAGGGGGACTAAAAGAAACGCATAGCATTTTAAACCGTATGCGTGATTTAACTGTTCAGGCAGCTAATGGAACAAATACGAAAGAAGATAAAGGTGCTATTCAAAAAGAGATTACGTCTTTACAAGAAGAAGTTAAAAGAATTGCAGATACTACGAAATTTAATAACCAACCACTTATGAATAAAGGCACAGCATTAAGTGATCGTAAAATTACAACAGCTACGGTAAATGCAGCTATTGAAAAAGGTTCAGCAGCAGTTGCTGATAAGGCATTCATGACAACAGCTCTTAAAGATATAGCAGGTGTCACAGTTCCAGCCGATGAAACAGGAGAAGCGTTACAGAGTTTGTCAGAAACAAAACTTAATGAAGTAATAAAGGAATATAATGATAAGGCTACTCATAAAGTTTCTATCGAAGATTTAAAAGAAGCAGGTGCAGCCGAACCAACTACATTTTCTTTCCAAATAGGTGCGAATAAAGCAGAAAGAATTGATGTAACAATTAATAATATGACTGCTGCTGGATTGAAAATTGATAAAATTAACGTTACTGATCTAAAACAGACTACGGATGATATCCTAGGAAAACTTGATGATGCTATTGAACAAGTTTCTGATCAACGTGCTAACTTGGGTGCAGTTCAGAACCGTTTAGACCACACAGTTTCTAACTTAGCTACAACAAAAGAAAACTTATCAGAAGCTAACTCACGTATTACTGACGTAGATATGGCTGAAGAAATGATGAGCTTCACAAAATCAAATATCCTTTCTCAAGCATCTACTTCAATGTTGGCTCAAGCAAACCAAATGCCACAAAGTGTTCTTTCATTATTACAATAATCAAACAATTTTTACTAAAAGCCGGCGCTTTGCCGGCTTTTAGTTTATAATGAAATTTGTTTGTTAGATGAATGGAGAAGATTGATATGGATATCGTTCAAGCTATCAATAATGCACTTCAAATACGCCCTATCGGAATTGAAGAAAGTCCACAGACTGATTTTAAAGATAACAAGATTCAGACTAAAGAAGAAAAACCAAAAGAAATTGTTTTTTCTAAAGAAGAGCTGCAAAAAAAAGTTGATGAAATAAATGAGTATGTGTTAGGATACAATGCTCAATTTTCATTTAAAGTGCATGAAGGAACAGGAAGAACCTTTGTACGGATGATCGACATGCAGACCCATGATGTGATCAAAGAAATTCCGCCAGAAAGAATGTTGGATGTGGTTGCTGGCATATGGGATTTAATGGGAATAGCAGTAGACAGAAAGGAATGAAGAAATGGCAAATGATTTAAGTTTTATGGGTTCGTATTCAGGAATTGATATGAATACGGTGAACTCATTGATTGAAGCCGAGTCAGGCAAGTTGGTCAAATTCACCAATAAGCAAGCTAGTTTAACAACTGAAAAAAATGCATGGAAAGATGTTAATACGCGTTTGAACAGTTTATATGAAAAACTGGAAAGGCTAGAAAAAGATGAGACCTTTCAAGCCAGAACAGTTAAAAGCTCAGATGAAACTAAATTGGGAATTACCGCAAAAGAAAATGCTCAATTAGGGGACTATTCTGTAAAAGTAATCCGGTTGGCTTCATCTTCAACGATGACTTCTGGTGAGATTTCGGCTGCAGAAGGTAAATCAATTAAAGATGCACTAAGCTTGGATGGTAAGTTTTCAATTACGAATCAAGATTACTCTTCAGAGAAACCTGAAGAAAATATTGTTTCTATTGACATCAAGCCAGAAGATAGCTTAAAAGACATTGTTGGAAAAATAAACAAACAAACGAAAGTATCTGGTGTTCAAGCGAAAATTGTTGATAAACAAATCATTTTGACAGATACAAAAATGGGAGATCGCACATTCACTCTTGAAGGAACAAATTCAATTGTCAATAAGTTAGGACTAGACACAAATCCAATCATAAATGGTCAGTCTTCCGAAATAGAAGTTGATGGAATAACGATTATAAGCGACACGAATGCGGTTGAAGATGCGATTGACGGAGTTACGCTAACTCTTAAAGAGCTTAGCGAAACGGGTAAACCAATGACGGTAACAGTGAAAGAAGATACAGCGAAAACTGAAAAATCTATCCAAGAAGTTATCGATCAATACAACTCTACCTTAGCTTTTGTAGGAGAACAGCTAAGTGTTGGGGATCCTTCTGCAGAAAAGAATAAAACAGGTGCTTTAGTTGGCGATAACTCATTGATGCGTCTGGAAAAAGGACTACGTTCTCTCATGACGGCTAATGTGAACAATGGTATTACGTCTATTAAAAATATGAAAGACTTAGGTATTACAGTTGACCGTGAAGGAAAAGCTGCGTTAGATACGAAAAAATTAAAAGAAGCATTAGCAACTGATCCAGATGCTGTAAAAAATCTTTTCTTTACACCTAGTAAAACAGAACAAGGGATTGAAGGCGAACCGGCAGTTAAAACCAATGAAGAAAACGGCATGGCTCAAAAGATGCGGTCTTTGATTGATAGTTACATTTCTGACAAAACGGGTATTATTATGAACAAGTCTAAAACGTTTGATAACGAAATCAAGGATATTAGTAAGAGTATTACAAGTTTTAATGAACGGTTAGAGAAAAAGCGCTCTAATTATATTGCGATGTTCACGCGTTTGGATACCGTGATGATGCAAGCAGAATCACAAATGGCTTATTTAAACAGCCAATTTAATCCGCCAAGTACTAAATAGTTCCTAAAAGGAGGTTAGAAAATGACAACAAGCAGTGAATGGAGTCAGTTGCGGTCTGACTTATTGGAAGAAGTGTGGCAATTAGTAACCTCCTGGGATGGAACGACTAAACATGCTTTAGAAATTATTGAAAACAATCAAAATCACTTAGACCAATGGCAAGCGTCAAACAACCATGTCGTACACAGAGAATATTTGCCTTATACTGAAAGTGAAAAAGAGAAACAGGCAGATATTTTACGATACCAACAAAGTATCTTGAATATTATACGCAGTGAACGAATGACAGTGATGTCTCGTATGAAACAAGTCAATCAAAAAAATAAAGTTCGAGACAATTACATTTCAGTGAAACCCGATTCGATATTTATCGACAAAGGGCTGTAAGACAATAAACGGTCATCTTAAACAAAAGAGCCGCAAGAAGTTGCTGTAGATGACCGCTACATAAGTAATGAACGGGCACAATGAAAAAAAGGAGAGACCAACAAATGAATTACAGAAACGGATCAAACATTTATAAACAAAATCAAATCTTAAATGCCACTCCTAAAAAATTAGTAGTTTTACTGTATGAAGGAGCCATTAAAAATTTGAAACTGGCTGAACTTTCAGCAGAAGAAAAGAAAATTGAAGCGACCGGCACGGCTTTGATTAAAGCGCAAAACATCATCAGTGAATTGATGAATACGTTGGATTTTGAAAACGGCGGAGAAGTTGCGCAAAACCTAAGTCAGTTGTATGACTATCTTTTAACTGAGTTGATCAAAGCGAATAGTTCCAAGCAATCAGAGGATATCAAAAGAAGCCGAGTGATGTTGGAAGAGCTGCGCGATGCTTGGATTGAGATTTAAACAGACAGAAATTATAACTGTTGATTTTTTGACACAATTACAAAATGAGCTAAAAAAACGATTAAAACGGTAATATACAGAAAAGCCCTTACTTATACAAAGTAAGGGCTTTTTTTGCAAACCGCGGTAAAAAACGATTTTAATTGGAAAACAATTAAGAATTAGGCGGGCGTTATTTTATTTTGTAAAAAGATTAAAACATTGTAGTGATTCTTGCGAAAAGTATAGTTAAGAAAGCTATTGCTGTATTAAATTAATTCAGTTATACTTTTTTTTGGCGAACGATTAGATAATTCTTATAGAAAAAAACGCACTTTATTTAAAGTTGAAATAATAACGTTTGTGTTTTTTAGTTGGCGACTGTTAAAAATAAAACGTTCTTTTTTTAATGGTACTTTTAAGTTGGAGGAATCAGAATGAGCAACTTTACATATAATTTGATGAAACAAGCAATGGACGCAACTTCGCTGAGACAAGAAACGATTTCCAGCAACATTGCGAATGTGAATACACCTGAATACAAAGTAAATAAAGTGGAGTTTGAAAGTTTATTGAACAAAGCTTCTAATGGGTTAGGATTGACAAAAACGAATGATCGGCATTTAGGCATTTCTTCTGCAGATGAAGCGGCTCCTATTGTGACCAAGCGAACAAACACAGCGGTCAAAGACAATGGAAACAATGTGGATATCGATATGGAGATGACAGATCAAGCAGAGAATACTCTTGAATACAATGCGTTAGTCTCTCAATTAAATGCTCGCTACGCCATGCTGCGCAGTGTGATTACCAAGTAATAGTCGAAAAGACAATAGGAGGCATAAAAATGGCATTATTTGATTCTATGCACATCAATGCAAGCGGGTTAAGTCTTGAACGGCTCAAGTTAGATACCGTTTCGACGAATATCGCCAATGTGAATACGACTCGAACGGCTGAAGGCGGCCCGTATGTAAAAAAAGAAGTGATTTTTGAAGAGAGTCTGAAAAAGGCCGGTTCTTCTTTGGATGGACAGTTGAACACAAAAAGTTTTGGCGTGAAAGCGACAGAAATCAGAGAAAACAAAGATGATTTGGTCATGGAGTACAATCCGACACATCCAGATGCGAATGAAGAAGGTTTTGTTCAGATGCCAAATGTCAATATGACAGATGAGATGATCGATATGATCACGGCTCAACGAACTTATGATGCGAATGTGACGGCTTTGAATGCCAGCAAAGAGATGTTGAAAAAAGCTTTAGAGATTTCTATCGGTTAAACAAGCACAATGGAAGATAAAGGAGAATGAGCATGAACGTAGAAGCTTTATATACTAGTTTATTAAATGGAGCAGGACAAGTAAATCCTTTAGAAAGAATGAGCGGGGTTGCTGAAAAAACTTCCGCAAAGGATTCAACCGGTTCTTTTGCCGGTATGGTAGAAAAAGCTATGGGAACGCTAAATGAAAAGCAACTAGCTTCAGACCAAGCGGTACAAGGTCTGATAACAGGAGATGCCGATAGTTTACATAATGTGATGATCAAAACGTCAGAAGCACAATTATCACTTGACTTAGCTTTACAAGTAAGAAATAAGTGCTTAGAAGCGTATAACGAAGTAAAAAATATGCAATTTTAATGAGTGTTTAAGGGAGCTACTGCATTAATGGAAACGATAAAAAATACTTGGCTGGGTGTCAAGGGAGGTTGGAACGGTCTGAGTAAGGCAAAGCGGCTGGGAATGGGTGCCATTCTTTTTAGTATTGTCGCTATTGTTATTGGACTGGCTTATTATACACAAAAAGTAGATTATGCGCCGTTATTCAGCAACTTGGAAGAGGCGGATGCCGGCACGATCGTAAATGATTTGAAAGCTAAAAAAATTGATTATAAATTAGAAGACAACGGGTCCACTATTTTGATCGAGCAGAGTCAAGTCGATGCTTATCGTATTGACTTGGCAGTCAACGACATGCTGCCGCAAAACTCGATGGGGTTTGAAATATTCGATGCCACAAGCATGATGGCAACAGATGAAGACCGCAAAATCATGTACCAAAGAGCCGTCACTGGTGAATTGGAACGGGCAATTTCGTCATTGGATTCAATCGAGTCTGCCAAAGTGCTACTGTCGATGCCGGAAGACAGTGTATTCACTAGTCAAGAAGATCAAGCAAAAGCTTCGGCTTCAGTGGTGTTGTCTCCGCATAATGGACGGACGCCTGATGATTCAGCTATTCAAGGGATTGCATCGCTGATAGCAGGAGCAGTCGACAACTTACCGAAAGAAAACATCAAAATCGTCGATACGAAAGGTAACTTGTTAAGTGCAGCTTTACAAGAAGACGGCAGCTTGAATGCAACCGATATGGTCAGCAAATACCAAGCATTCAAAACGCGTTATCAAGAAGAACTGGAACAAAAATTACGCACAACTTTGGGTCCTATTTTCGGAAATGATAAATTAACGGTTTCGGTCAATGCGGATTTGAATTTTGATGCTGTAGAAAATGAAAGTGTGAAGTATTCTAAAGATCCTGTCAAAAGAAGCGAGACCGTTTCAGCAGGCGGCGGCAAGATCGATGTAGCAGAAGGAACAGATACAGATAATGCCATCAATGAAATCGTGGAAGGCGAAGGCGGGACCAGTTCTTCTTATGATCGGACAACGAATTATGAATTAGACACAGAAACGACGAACACAGTTAAAGCGCCAGGAACCATCAACCGCTTGACGACTTCTGTTATTGTAGATGGGAAATTGACGAGTGCAGAAGAAGAACAAGTCAATGACATTGTTGAAAAAACAATTGGAATCGATACAGAACGCGGCGACTTGATCACGGTTCAAGGAATGGAATTTGCAAAAGCAGGAGACGAAACCGAAATACAAACAGCACCGCCAGCAGAAATAGGAGCGACGATCAAAGAACGATTGTTGAAAGACTGGCCTTACTTAGCAGGCGGATTGGCCGTATTGATCGTACTGATCATTTTACTGCGTGTTTTCCGTAAAAAAACAGCGGAAGAAGATGAACTGGATTTCTATGAAATGGAAGAACCAGCAGCACCAGTCAGTGTTGTACGACCGGCTGAACCGACTGCCAAAGAAAGAGAAGAAAAAGAAACAGCTGATTTGAAAAAAGAACTGAATCGCTCAATGTCTGAAAAAGAAGAAAAAGTAAGAGCGTATGCGAAAGATAATCCTGAAGCATCAGCTGATTTGATCAAAATATGGATGAAAGACGAGTAGGTGAGAACATGGCAGAAGTAGACGGGATAAAAAAAGCTGCGATTTTGTTGATTTCTTTAGGTTCTGAAACATCCGCAAAAATCATGAAGACACTGCCTGATAGTTACATTCAGAAAGTGAGTTATGAAATCGCGAATATCGATTATGTGAGGCCGGAAGAACGTGACGCGATCATCAGCGAGTTTATTGAGATGTCGCAAGCAAGAGAATACGTGATCGACGGCGGAATCGACTACGCCAAAAACTTGTTAAATATGGCGATCGGTCCGCAACGAGCTAAAGAAGTCATTGATATGCTCAATCAGATTCAGCTGCGGGAACGGCCGTTCAATATTGCGCGAAAAGCCGATCCGCAACAACTGACTAATCTATTATTAAGCGAGCAGCCTCAAACTGTGGCCTTGATTTTATGTTACATGCAGCCGGACAAAGCAGCACTAGTGTTGTCGCAGTTTCCATTAGAGCTGCAATCTGAGATCGCAGAACGTATCGGAACGATCACCAGCACTTCGCCGGCGATCATTGAAAAAATCGAAAAAGTAATTGAAAACAAATTCTCGAATTATATTGAAAACGACTTGGAAGCAGTCGGAGGTGTGAAAACATTGGTAGAAATCTTGAATTCTGTCGGCAGAAGTACGGAGAAAAATATCATCAGTGTGTTGGAAGACAAACAACCTGAGTTGGCTGAAGAAGTTAAAGCCAGTCTATTCACATTTGAAGACATCACCACTCTTGAAAAAGGCGATGTTCAAAAAGTGCTTAGAGAAGTTAAACAAGATGATTTGGCATTGGCACTCAAAGGCGTATCAGAAGAAATCAAAGAGTTTATTTATGCGAATCTTTCATCACGTGCTGTTGAAACACTCAAAGAAGACTTGCAGTTTATGGGACCTTCTCGTTTATCAGCTGTTGAAGAAGCGCAACAACGGATCGTATCGATCATCCGACAATTGGATGAAAAAGGCGAAGTTTATTTAAGAAGAGGGGAACAAGATGCCATCATCTCATAAAATCATCAAGCAAGGGCAGTCTTTTACC is a window of Carnobacterium mobile DSM 4848 DNA encoding:
- the fliG gene encoding flagellar motor switch protein FliG, with protein sequence MAEVDGIKKAAILLISLGSETSAKIMKTLPDSYIQKVSYEIANIDYVRPEERDAIISEFIEMSQAREYVIDGGIDYAKNLLNMAIGPQRAKEVIDMLNQIQLRERPFNIARKADPQQLTNLLLSEQPQTVALILCYMQPDKAALVLSQFPLELQSEIAERIGTITSTSPAIIEKIEKVIENKFSNYIENDLEAVGGVKTLVEILNSVGRSTEKNIISVLEDKQPELAEEVKASLFTFEDITTLEKGDVQKVLREVKQDDLALALKGVSEEIKEFIYANLSSRAVETLKEDLQFMGPSRLSAVEEAQQRIVSIIRQLDEKGEVYLRRGEQDAIIS
- the flgL gene encoding flagellar hook-associated protein FlgL, with translation MRVTDSLMSQSFLRNLSTNTKNMQKYQEQLSSLKEVNRPSDDPLRVSKILDLNNTIVQNDQYKTTINDAVQWTNVQDSALSSATKSLQRIKTLIQSSANDTLSHSDRQANKAEIASEIHGVVDALNTNFGGRYVFSGMNTTERPFDVTTIDGEITGITYSGTKEGDGNLSREIAPGVSIQLNTDGREFINEQGTAESPDNLGSFFKDVMHALNTDDTEKLSGLLDRADKQIENVVSNRAKTGAVFNRLEATLERNDSEKLNLKSMLAENQDIDLAEKYMQFTMEKTAYQASLAMGTQILQTNILDYL
- the fliD gene encoding flagellar filament capping protein FliD, with the protein product MANDLSFMGSYSGIDMNTVNSLIEAESGKLVKFTNKQASLTTEKNAWKDVNTRLNSLYEKLERLEKDETFQARTVKSSDETKLGITAKENAQLGDYSVKVIRLASSSTMTSGEISAAEGKSIKDALSLDGKFSITNQDYSSEKPEENIVSIDIKPEDSLKDIVGKINKQTKVSGVQAKIVDKQIILTDTKMGDRTFTLEGTNSIVNKLGLDTNPIINGQSSEIEVDGITIISDTNAVEDAIDGVTLTLKELSETGKPMTVTVKEDTAKTEKSIQEVIDQYNSTLAFVGEQLSVGDPSAEKNKTGALVGDNSLMRLEKGLRSLMTANVNNGITSIKNMKDLGITVDREGKAALDTKKLKEALATDPDAVKNLFFTPSKTEQGIEGEPAVKTNEENGMAQKMRSLIDSYISDKTGIIMNKSKTFDNEIKDISKSITSFNERLEKKRSNYIAMFTRLDTVMMQAESQMAYLNSQFNPPSTK
- the flgB gene encoding flagellar basal body rod protein FlgB gives rise to the protein MSNFTYNLMKQAMDATSLRQETISSNIANVNTPEYKVNKVEFESLLNKASNGLGLTKTNDRHLGISSADEAAPIVTKRTNTAVKDNGNNVDIDMEMTDQAENTLEYNALVSQLNARYAMLRSVITK
- a CDS encoding flagellin translates to MRINTNTAAMNTYSNLTAANASKSNSLAKLSSGLRINKAGDDAAGLAISEKMKNQVSGMTQASRNAQDGISLIQTAEGGLKETHSILNRMRDLTVQAANGTNTKEDKGAIQKEITSLQEEVKRIADTTKFNNQPLMNKGTALSDRKITTATVNAAIEKGSAAVADKAFMTTALKDIAGVTVPADETGEALQSLSETKLNEVIKEYNDKATHKVSIEDLKEAGAAEPTTFSFQIGANKAERIDVTINNMTAAGLKIDKINVTDLKQTTDDILGKLDDAIEQVSDQRANLGAVQNRLDHTVSNLATTKENLSEANSRITDVDMAEEMMSFTKSNILSQASTSMLAQANQMPQSVLSLLQ
- a CDS encoding flagellar motor switch protein; amino-acid sequence: MNAQQEVFDTLKEFKQVLLAEREALIKNDSTKVVELVEKKQLFLEKLPELNPAGLKKEDLTGLAEEIKQLQQTNLLLTQQALQYQETVMEAITKGVKNSSTTYSKKGNYTAADQASLIDQSL
- a CDS encoding flagellar protein FlaG, with amino-acid sequence MDIVQAINNALQIRPIGIEESPQTDFKDNKIQTKEEKPKEIVFSKEELQKKVDEINEYVLGYNAQFSFKVHEGTGRTFVRMIDMQTHDVIKEIPPERMLDVVAGIWDLMGIAVDRKE
- the fliS gene encoding flagellar export chaperone FliS; its protein translation is MNYRNGSNIYKQNQILNATPKKLVVLLYEGAIKNLKLAELSAEEKKIEATGTALIKAQNIISELMNTLDFENGGEVAQNLSQLYDYLLTELIKANSSKQSEDIKRSRVMLEELRDAWIEI
- the fliF gene encoding flagellar basal-body MS-ring/collar protein FliF, which encodes METIKNTWLGVKGGWNGLSKAKRLGMGAILFSIVAIVIGLAYYTQKVDYAPLFSNLEEADAGTIVNDLKAKKIDYKLEDNGSTILIEQSQVDAYRIDLAVNDMLPQNSMGFEIFDATSMMATDEDRKIMYQRAVTGELERAISSLDSIESAKVLLSMPEDSVFTSQEDQAKASASVVLSPHNGRTPDDSAIQGIASLIAGAVDNLPKENIKIVDTKGNLLSAALQEDGSLNATDMVSKYQAFKTRYQEELEQKLRTTLGPIFGNDKLTVSVNADLNFDAVENESVKYSKDPVKRSETVSAGGGKIDVAEGTDTDNAINEIVEGEGGTSSSYDRTTNYELDTETTNTVKAPGTINRLTTSVIVDGKLTSAEEEQVNDIVEKTIGIDTERGDLITVQGMEFAKAGDETEIQTAPPAEIGATIKERLLKDWPYLAGGLAVLIVLIILLRVFRKKTAEEDELDFYEMEEPAAPVSVVRPAEPTAKEREEKETADLKKELNRSMSEKEEKVRAYAKDNPEASADLIKIWMKDE
- the flgK gene encoding flagellar hook-associated protein FlgK, whose product is MSGLFGILNNSTKGLNVQQSALQTTSHNLANSNTEGYSRQKVNMVADNPYTLAGVGKLGTGVRISSIDRVVDPYVNKQLQNENSSLEMYKQKSDVLGQLEGIFNEPSTTGLNNNISKVFSSWTYLGSNPELATAKTMVAQNSETFTDTLHHMSNQIDSLHKGTVKDIKKDVSDFNAKVQQLDSLNKQIFKVTVKGESPNDLLDQQDKLLNDIAGIAGVEATYDKFNRVSIKVDGQEILSENNIKTLGTSQVPAGQLVVNQENGEQTPISIKSGSIKGSQEALVEIDDKKQDLNDLAFTFATAVNTVHSNGGEGIPFFDLGSPEDGNYAASLKVNDEILKDVTKINAGKDVTKVVDGDGTRAQAIAGLQNTTLGYPAADIKYNKETMTIENQVGGSTVTGAYNDTVTQMGIVKQQADNMADSQDGLVSLLQARCESVSGVSINEEVADTMKYQSAFQANSRIISVVSEMLDTLINRTGV
- the flgM gene encoding flagellar biosynthesis anti-sigma factor FlgM, whose protein sequence is MKIGNGYNNYLNAVRQNQTNAQNKELTTKPGHAEKEESVQVNISDAAKQLAKTNNTELPSAKIEAIKKAVLDGTYEVSPEKISGSMLETMKNQRK
- the fliE gene encoding flagellar hook-basal body complex protein FliE, which produces MNVEALYTSLLNGAGQVNPLERMSGVAEKTSAKDSTGSFAGMVEKAMGTLNEKQLASDQAVQGLITGDADSLHNVMIKTSEAQLSLDLALQVRNKCLEAYNEVKNMQF
- the flgC gene encoding flagellar basal body rod protein FlgC, giving the protein MALFDSMHINASGLSLERLKLDTVSTNIANVNTTRTAEGGPYVKKEVIFEESLKKAGSSLDGQLNTKSFGVKATEIRENKDDLVMEYNPTHPDANEEGFVQMPNVNMTDEMIDMITAQRTYDANVTALNASKEMLKKALEISIG